The stretch of DNA TCCGTATGACCGACAAACAAGCCTGCTTTTTCCCCGGCACAGAAGAGATTGGCTGCCCCCTTCACTTTTAACGTGTTGTCCCGCGGGGTTAAGGCCAAAAAGCGGACGGAATTACCCTTGCTGCCCCCGTAAGGGTCCTCATACCTGGCATGCTCCAATCCCTTAATCTGCCGCAGCACATTTAAAGGCAAGAAGGGCGCCATCATTTTGGCATGGCCGGTATCCAGGATGACCAGGTTATCCCGGTAATCTTCCAAGGCATACTGTTGACATGCTTTTTGGCTTAACATGTCTTTTCCTTTCCGGAGGCCGGGGGGAACCCGGATCACCACCACGCCTTCCGTCTCCAGCCGTTGCCGCAAGTCCTGGGCCAGGGAATCTTTATGCAGCTTGCAGGAGCCGCTGAAGGCACCCACCCCGCCGTCAGAGCGCAAACCTTTTTGTTCTTGAATACCCAATTTGCCGGCGATACTTACCCGGCCGCCGAAAGAAGGACAGCGCATAATACACATCACGCAGCCGTTGCCGTAGCGGCTGCAGTTGTTCTGGGGGCCGAAACTCCCGGTGGCATCCACGAACACATCGCCCTCAACGTACCTGCCTTGCGAGGTAACTACAGCATCAATGGTATCATGGTCGGCTGCCACATCAACGCCTCGCTCCTCGAAATAGATTTCTATGCCAATTTCTTGGAGATGCCGGCGCACCAGCGGCTCTATCCGTACCACATCGTATAAAGTAGCGTGCCGGTGCCCGGGAAAATCAATCCGGCGATGCCGGGCGGCTTCATCCGTCAACCGGATCAAATCCCCGGCTCCCAGGGCAATCAACTCTTCCGCTGCCGTAAAGCGGCCGTTGTTGCGCATGATGCCCCCGACCAGTCCGGTGCCCAGCAATAAATCGGTTCTTTCCAGTAAAACTACTTCCCCGGCTCCTCCTTTTCTGGCGGCCAGGGCCGCACTGCAGCCGGCCCAGCCGCCGCCAATGACCACCACTCTGGCCATGCCGCTTTCACCCTTATCAAATTAGACTTTTATCATGATCTATTATTACGGGAGGGGCCTTTAGATGCATCCGGATTGAAATCTTAAGGATAGGTGCACACCGGCGGCTCACCTCTACCAGCTGCGGCTCAAAATCTTCCTTCCCTCGATCCAGCTGATTTTTTGATATCCTATCTCTTGTAAGATTCTCCGTCCCCTGGCAAAATCCCGGCCCACTTCATGGGCCGCGTGAGCATCGGAGGATAATACCACCGGGATGTCCAGGGCCAGGCACTGCCGCAAAATTGACGGGCTTGGATACATCTCTCGCACCGGTTTGTAAAACCCGTTGGTGTTTAATTCCACCGCCATCCCTTGTTGCCTGATTTTCTCCAGTACAGGTTTGACGACGGGCAGCAAGTCCCCTTGATAGAAGTAACCGAAAACCTTAATGAGGTCTAAATGACCCACCAGTTGAAACAACCCGCTGTCCACGGCCTGGGCCAGGGTAGCAAAGTATTTTTCATACAAGCTGTTGATCTTCCATTGTCGGTACCCGCTTAGATAGTCCGGATGATCGAAAGGCCACCCGCCGATGTCGTGGACGGAGCCGATAACGTAGTCATAGGGTTTAGCCTCGATGATGCGGCGGATCTCCTCCTCCCGGCCGGGTTCGTAATCGATCTCCAAGCCCAGGAGAATCTTCACTTGCGGGTATTCCTGCCGCAGCTCCTCCACCGCCCCTGGATCAATCTCGTCCTTATACCATTCATGATCCGTGAAAGCCAGGCCCTTTAAGCCCTTCCTCACAGCTTCCGCTACAAAAGGCCTTAACCTGTCTAAAGTGTATTTCCCGCCGGTATGCGCCAGCGGGTGCGTATGACAATCAATCAACCCTCCGTCACCTCCAAGGCACCCTCAAATTCATTACCATACCGCCGTACTCCATCTGTCCTCAAGGAGGCACCGGTTTTGAGCGGGTAGTTCATGGGAGCAAAAAAGCGAAGCAGCCCTTCACCGTGGTCAGCCACCGATCGCCGGGTGCCGGGTTATGTTTCCGTCGCGCTTAAGTTTAGACCGGAAGGGCTATCAGGACCAGAAAGAATGACATGTACTCCTGACAACTGACGACCGCTGTTGAGCTCATCTCCAAATATGGTTCCTCTGAAGTTCCCGCTGAACACCGGTTGCCGGCGTGGCACTTGATAATCAATGAGCCCTGCGGCTGCAGGGCTCTTCTTTAATACTCGTTGGGCATTTGATTGAGTTCAGCCAGGGTGAAGACCGGCCCGTCAAGGCAGACGAATTTGCTGCCGATGTTGCAGCGGCCGCACTTGCCGATGCCGCACTTCATCCGCATTTCCAAGGTGGTCACGATTTGCTCCGGAGCAAAATTCATCTTGGCCAGGCTCTGGAGCACAAACTTAATCATGATTGGCGGTCCGCAAGTCAGCGCAATGGTATTCTCCGGGGAAGGATTAATCTCTTCCAGGAAAGCCGGCACGAAGCCCACATGACCGGTCCAGCTCTCATCGCCCCGGTCCACTGTTACGTGTACTTCCGTATCCCTGACTTTAGGCCAGTTCTCAAATAAATCGGTCTTGAAGCACAGGTCTGCCGGGGACCTGGCGCCGTAGATGATGGTCAACTTGCCGTAATCATCCCGGTGCTCGATGCAGTAATTGATCATGGAGCGCACCGGGGCCAACCCGATACCGCCCCCGATGAACAAGACATCTTTGCCTTTAAAGAGGTCAATGGGAAAACCGTTGCCATAAGGCCCCCGCACACCGACGGTCTGGCCCACTTCCGCCTCGTGCAGGGCTTCCGTCAGTTTACCCACTTTCTTAATCGCAAATTCCAGGTGGTCAGGGCCCTGGGTCGTGACGGAAAACATCGCTTCCCCCACATCCAGCAAGGACAGCATCCCCAACTGCCCCGGCATGGGGGTAAAGGGTTTGCCGTTGTCGGTGGTTACGTGGAAGGTCTTAACATCAGGGGTCTCTTCAACGATCTTAATGATTTTGCCTACGACAGGCAATAAAGGATTTCCCTGGCATGATCCGTTGCAGTTGCTCATCTACTCCACCTCCCACAGCTGGCTAATCACGCGGGTAATATCTAAGTTCACCGGGCACTTCTGGATGCAGCGGCCGCAGCCGACACAGCCCACTTCAGAGTATCTTTCGGGAATATACTGGAGCTTGTGGAGGAAACGCTGCCGGACCCGTTCTTTTTTGCTGGGACGAGGGTTATGCCCGCCGGCCATCAAAGTATATTCCGCATACATGCAGGAGTCGTAGCAGCGGTATTTGACACCGCAGTTCCCCCTGGTCCTGTTTAAGATATCAAAGCAGTGACAGGTAGGACATAAATAGGTGCAGGTACCGCAGTTGACACACTTGCGGCATATTTCTTCCCACACTTGATGTTCAAACTTGGGCTGCAAGTGTTCCATCAAACCTTCGGTTTTCACTTTCAAGGTGCAGGGTTTGCCTTCCGGCAGTTCCCCCGCCTCTTCCGCCAGCCTGCCGGCCAAATCGGCCAGGAGCTTCTCACCGGCTTCCGATTGAGGCGCCAGCAGGATGCTGTCCCCTTTTTCCATCATCATCACATCTGCTAAGGGGGCCCGCGCCGGATTGATACCCCAGGCATCGCAGAAACAAGTTTCACAGGGCTCGGTACAGCCTAAAGCCATGATGAGACCTTGTTCCCGCTTTTGCTTGTAATACACATCTTCATAACCTTTAGTGAGAAATACATCATCCAGTACTTTCATGGCATGAACGTCACAAGGACGCATCCCAAACACCACAAAGGGTTCCGGGGGGGCACTGAGATCCTGGATGCTGCCCTCTTGCTTGTTAACCCGGTATTCATACATTTCTTCCGTCTGGGGGAAGAACAAACCCTTGGGAGGGAGAAGAGTATTTCCTTCCAGGACCAGTTCGGCTTCTTTATCCCAGGGAGCAAATTGGGAAATGCCATTTACGGTCACCGGCACAAAGGCTTTCCTTTTGCTGTTCAAGGCTTCCAAAAACTGTGGTAGATTAGCTTTTTTCACACTCTTCATGGCTTCCCACCTCCCCTACATAAACTCTTCCGGATCATCAGTTTTGAACATCCCCAAGGGCAGGGGACCTTCAGGATCCAGCCCGGCTTCATACTCGCCGAACAACTCGTTGATATCTTTGGCGATCTTGTGATGCAAGTCCATAATCGGTACACCCATTGGGCAAACGCGTTCGCATTCACCGCATTCAATGCACCGCCCGGCTACGTGGAAAGCCCGGACCAGCCCGTAGAACTGGTTGCCCCCTCTTTCCACGGCTCTTTCCAGCCAAGTTTGCCCTTGATCGAAAACGCATTCCCGGCAGTTGCAGGCGGGACACACATTACGGCAGGCATAGCACCGGATGCATTTATCGTACTGTTTCGCCCAATAAGCAAACTTCTCCTCGGGATTCATCTTTTCCAGTTCCCCTATCCGGGCAAAGCGGTCTTCTTTGCCGGTGACAGGGACTTCCTCGCCTACCAAGACATCATAGACCACCGGATTGGGATGAGTGCAGCGGAGGCATTTTACTTCCAGGGGAGCTTCCCCGGCTTTTTCCTTGCCTAAAGCAGCGGCCTGCCTGGCATCCTTCATACCGGGACAGGGCACACCGATTAGATAAACTTTATCCCTACTGATCACCAAGTCCTGCACCAGGCGGTTCACGCCCCGGGCATCACATCCCTTGACCAGGACCGCCACTTTGCCCTCCAGGTGACGGTAGTCCATCAGGTACTTGGCTAGATTGACGGCACAGTATTCATCCCAGACGAGGCGTTCCACATCCTCCGGTTTCGTAATGAAGACAGGGGTTGAATTATAGAAAAAGGTGCCCTTTTCCCAGCCGATCACCAGCTGGACTTCCTGCTTCTCCAACAGTTCCCTGGCTATTTCCCGGATTTTCGCAGTTTGTGGGTTCATTTGGCATCCCTCAACTTCCTATTGGGGCCAAGCGGCCTGATCTGTTCCGTCAGCTCCTCGATAATGGTCGCGAATTTCACGCTTTCCGAACCGGACACCCAACGGGCTTGGAAGCGCTGGGGATCGATGCCCACATATTCCAGCATCCGCTGCATGATGAGATAACGGCGGCGCGTAAAGTAATTGCCACTAGCATAGTGGCAGTCGCCCGGGTGTCACCCCGCCACCAACACTGCATCGGCACCTCGCTGGAAGGCCCG from Clostridia bacterium encodes:
- a CDS encoding FAD-dependent oxidoreductase, with the translated sequence MARVVVIGGGWAGCSAALAARKGGAGEVVLLERTDLLLGTGLVGGIMRNNGRFTAAEELIALGAGDLIRLTDEAARHRRIDFPGHRHATLYDVVRIEPLVRRHLQEIGIEIYFEERGVDVAADHDTIDAVVTSQGRYVEGDVFVDATGSFGPQNNCSRYGNGCVMCIMRCPSFGGRVSIAGKLGIQEQKGLRSDGGVGAFSGSCKLHKDSLAQDLRQRLETEGVVVIRVPPGLRKGKDMLSQKACQQYALEDYRDNLVILDTGHAKMMAPFLPLNVLRQIKGLEHARYEDPYGGSKGNSVRFLALTPRDNTLKVKGAANLFCAGEKAGLFVGHTEAMVTGTLAGYNAARMAMGQELLELPRTLAVGELIAYGQERMEGFGLTEKYTFSGSVFFHRMQELGLYTTDIDQIQRRVNEAGLSGVFQNCAG
- a CDS encoding histidinol-phosphatase HisJ family protein gives rise to the protein MIDCHTHPLAHTGGKYTLDRLRPFVAEAVRKGLKGLAFTDHEWYKDEIDPGAVEELRQEYPQVKILLGLEIDYEPGREEEIRRIIEAKPYDYVIGSVHDIGGWPFDHPDYLSGYRQWKINSLYEKYFATLAQAVDSGLFQLVGHLDLIKVFGYFYQGDLLPVVKPVLEKIRQQGMAVELNTNGFYKPVREMYPSPSILRQCLALDIPVVLSSDAHAAHEVGRDFARGRRILQEIGYQKISWIEGRKILSRSW
- a CDS encoding hydrogenase; translation: MSNCNGSCQGNPLLPVVGKIIKIVEETPDVKTFHVTTDNGKPFTPMPGQLGMLSLLDVGEAMFSVTTQGPDHLEFAIKKVGKLTEALHEAEVGQTVGVRGPYGNGFPIDLFKGKDVLFIGGGIGLAPVRSMINYCIEHRDDYGKLTIIYGARSPADLCFKTDLFENWPKVRDTEVHVTVDRGDESWTGHVGFVPAFLEEINPSPENTIALTCGPPIMIKFVLQSLAKMNFAPEQIVTTLEMRMKCGIGKCGRCNIGSKFVCLDGPVFTLAELNQMPNEY
- a CDS encoding 4Fe-4S binding protein, whose protein sequence is MNPQTAKIREIARELLEKQEVQLVIGWEKGTFFYNSTPVFITKPEDVERLVWDEYCAVNLAKYLMDYRHLEGKVAVLVKGCDARGVNRLVQDLVISRDKVYLIGVPCPGMKDARQAAALGKEKAGEAPLEVKCLRCTHPNPVVYDVLVGEEVPVTGKEDRFARIGELEKMNPEEKFAYWAKQYDKCIRCYACRNVCPACNCRECVFDQGQTWLERAVERGGNQFYGLVRAFHVAGRCIECGECERVCPMGVPIMDLHHKIAKDINELFGEYEAGLDPEGPLPLGMFKTDDPEEFM
- a CDS encoding hydrogenase iron-sulfur subunit, whose amino-acid sequence is MSVEQAQGSQWEPKVIAFTCHWCAYAGADLAGLNRLQYPPNVRLIRVPCSGRVNPQFVLRAFQRGADAVLVAGUHPGDCHYASGNYFTRRRYLIMQRMLEYVGIDPQRFQARWVSGSESVKFATIIEELTEQIRPLGPNRKLRDAK